From the Entomomonas sp. E2T0 genome, one window contains:
- the smc gene encoding chromosome segregation protein SMC gives MRLKSIKLAGFKSFVDATTAYFPTNMTAVVGPNGCGKSNIIDAVRWVMGEGSAKNLRGESMIDVIFNGSNTRKPVTQASIELIFDNSDGTLLGEYASYAEISIRRRVTRDGQNQYFLNGTKCRRRDITDIFLGTGLGPRSYSIIEQGMISRLIEARPEDLRNYIEEAAGISKYKERRRETENRIHRTQENLARLSDLREELGRQLERLHSQAKSAEKYQQYKIEERQLKAELTAIRWQTLHSQTENHQRIIREQELALEALITEQQNADTHIEQHRDKHHDLSEHFNQVQGRFYAIGGEIARFEQSIQHSQQRLKQLQEDSIEAEHSYQEALTTITADEEQLAIIAEEVLLLEPEKELLAAKTEEAAIQLHEVETAMATWQEQWHEFTQKSNDTKRQAEVQQSRTQHFEQSLERIAERMQRFVSESEQLNADPQAAEILLLNEQLSESELVIEQVEEEKGQFQQAIQNLRGQRTELDQRYQKQQNDSQRLAGRIASLEALQQAALNPDSKTAQWLTEQGLANNQHLADRLKVVEGWELAVETILGADLQAIICDSLDNANLHSFTQGELRLIQPIAMNTTITNSASLLDKVISKDIAPSWLAMVIPVETLDEALAQRAGLTLGQSLITKDGYWVGSDFIRIKRGEQTTTGVLARAQELDKLVEQQAQLEEIIEQTQQEIEQLNEQLQNKEQSLADQHKKLQQLTQQMGELKAKLVARRAQVEQVTQRRQYLDKEISELTIQQQAQHEELKQARALLQEALDQMAEYAQQDITLQSERGKLQTQLEHWRREERVQKDQLHQLSIKLNGLVTQQQAIEQSLQRLKQQIGRLQERKELLQSQLAEGSAPIEELRFSLEEQLEKRLQVEEELKQARLALEDADSSLRETEQRRIRAEQQSQALRSQLEQQRLDWQGLNVRKKSFQEQLQEDSYDLHTLLQNLSEEANEADWVKRLEQVTERINRLGAINLAAIEEYQQQSERKNYLDAQNNDLVEALATLENVIQKIDKETRQRFKETFDKINDGLQKLFPKVFGGGMASLELTGEDLLSTGVAIMARPPGKKNSTIHLLSGGEKALTALALVFAIFQLNPAPFCMLDEVDAPLDDTNVGRYANLVKEMSEKVQFIYITHNKIAMEQADQLMGVTMHEPGCSRLVAVNMEEAVALTEV, from the coding sequence ATGCGTTTAAAGTCGATCAAACTAGCAGGTTTTAAATCTTTTGTGGATGCTACGACTGCTTATTTCCCTACAAATATGACGGCAGTAGTAGGGCCAAATGGTTGTGGTAAATCTAATATTATTGATGCTGTGCGTTGGGTAATGGGTGAGGGTTCGGCTAAAAACCTACGTGGCGAATCCATGATAGATGTTATCTTTAATGGTTCTAATACACGTAAACCTGTAACCCAAGCCTCCATTGAACTAATCTTTGATAACAGTGATGGTACTTTACTAGGTGAATACGCTAGTTACGCAGAAATTTCTATTCGTCGTCGGGTTACACGAGATGGTCAAAATCAATACTTTCTAAATGGTACAAAATGTCGTCGTCGCGATATTACCGATATTTTCTTAGGAACAGGGTTAGGGCCGCGTAGTTATTCGATTATTGAGCAGGGCATGATTTCCCGCTTAATTGAAGCTCGGCCTGAGGATTTACGTAATTATATAGAAGAAGCAGCAGGTATTTCTAAATATAAAGAGCGTCGTCGTGAAACAGAAAATCGTATTCATCGTACTCAAGAAAACTTAGCACGTTTATCTGATTTAAGGGAAGAGCTAGGTAGACAGTTAGAACGTTTACATTCGCAGGCTAAATCGGCTGAAAAGTATCAACAATATAAAATAGAAGAAAGACAGTTAAAAGCAGAGTTAACAGCGATACGCTGGCAAACTTTACATAGCCAGACAGAGAATCATCAGCGCATTATTCGAGAACAAGAATTAGCGTTAGAGGCGTTAATCACTGAGCAACAAAATGCAGATACCCATATTGAACAACATCGTGATAAACATCATGATTTATCTGAGCATTTCAATCAGGTGCAAGGGCGTTTTTATGCAATTGGTGGTGAAATTGCGCGTTTTGAACAAAGTATTCAACATAGTCAACAACGATTAAAGCAATTACAAGAAGACAGTATAGAAGCAGAACATAGTTATCAAGAAGCGTTAACAACTATTACAGCAGATGAAGAGCAGTTGGCTATTATTGCTGAAGAAGTTTTATTATTAGAACCAGAAAAAGAATTATTAGCAGCCAAAACAGAAGAAGCGGCTATTCAACTGCATGAAGTTGAAACAGCCATGGCCACTTGGCAAGAGCAATGGCATGAGTTTACTCAAAAAAGCAATGATACAAAACGTCAGGCAGAGGTACAACAATCTCGCACGCAACACTTTGAGCAAAGTTTAGAGCGTATTGCTGAACGCATGCAACGCTTTGTTAGTGAGAGCGAACAGTTAAATGCTGATCCACAAGCAGCCGAAATTTTGCTATTAAATGAGCAGTTGTCTGAGTCTGAACTCGTTATTGAACAAGTTGAAGAAGAAAAAGGACAATTTCAACAAGCTATTCAAAACTTGCGTGGTCAGCGTACAGAGTTAGATCAACGTTATCAGAAGCAACAAAATGATAGTCAACGTTTAGCTGGTCGTATTGCCTCATTAGAAGCATTGCAGCAGGCAGCGTTAAATCCTGATAGTAAAACTGCCCAATGGTTAACTGAGCAGGGTTTAGCAAATAATCAACATTTAGCCGATCGTTTAAAAGTAGTAGAGGGTTGGGAATTAGCGGTTGAAACCATTTTAGGGGCTGATTTACAAGCGATTATTTGTGACTCATTGGACAACGCAAATTTACATAGTTTTACGCAAGGTGAGTTAAGACTTATTCAGCCTATTGCTATGAATACAACTATTACTAATTCTGCTAGCTTGTTGGATAAAGTAATAAGTAAAGATATTGCACCTTCGTGGTTAGCTATGGTTATTCCTGTGGAAACTTTAGATGAGGCATTAGCACAAAGAGCAGGGTTAACGTTAGGACAAAGCCTTATTACAAAAGATGGCTATTGGGTAGGTAGTGACTTTATTCGCATTAAGCGGGGTGAGCAAACCACTACTGGTGTATTAGCCAGAGCGCAAGAACTAGATAAGCTAGTAGAGCAGCAAGCGCAATTAGAAGAGATTATTGAGCAAACCCAGCAAGAGATAGAACAGCTTAATGAGCAACTACAGAATAAAGAACAATCCTTAGCCGACCAACATAAGAAATTGCAACAATTAACCCAACAAATGGGTGAGTTAAAAGCTAAGTTAGTAGCGCGTCGAGCACAGGTAGAGCAAGTAACTCAACGTCGTCAGTATTTAGATAAAGAAATTAGTGAACTAACTATACAGCAACAAGCACAGCATGAAGAGTTAAAGCAAGCTAGGGCTTTATTACAAGAAGCTTTAGATCAAATGGCTGAATATGCTCAGCAAGATATTACCTTGCAGAGTGAGCGTGGTAAGTTACAAACGCAATTAGAACATTGGCGTCGGGAAGAGCGTGTTCAAAAAGATCAATTACACCAGTTATCAATTAAACTAAATGGCTTAGTAACGCAGCAACAAGCAATAGAGCAATCGTTGCAACGATTAAAACAACAAATTGGTCGTTTACAAGAGCGAAAAGAATTATTGCAATCACAATTGGCTGAGGGTAGTGCACCTATAGAAGAGTTACGTTTTAGCCTTGAAGAACAGTTAGAAAAACGTTTACAAGTAGAAGAAGAGTTAAAACAAGCACGTTTGGCTTTAGAAGATGCTGATAGTTCGCTACGTGAAACAGAACAGCGTCGTATAAGGGCAGAGCAACAATCACAAGCTTTAAGGTCGCAGTTAGAACAGCAACGTTTGGATTGGCAAGGGTTAAATGTTCGTAAAAAATCTTTTCAAGAGCAGTTGCAAGAAGATAGTTATGATTTACATACCTTACTACAAAATTTGTCAGAAGAAGCTAATGAAGCAGATTGGGTAAAACGTTTAGAGCAAGTAACTGAACGTATTAATCGTTTAGGAGCGATAAACTTAGCGGCTATTGAAGAGTATCAGCAACAATCTGAACGTAAAAACTATTTAGATGCACAGAATAATGACCTAGTAGAGGCATTGGCTACTTTAGAAAATGTTATCCAAAAAATTGATAAAGAAACGCGACAACGTTTTAAAGAGACATTTGATAAAATTAATGATGGCCTACAAAAACTATTTCCTAAAGTGTTTGGTGGTGGTATGGCATCACTGGAGCTTACTGGAGAAGATTTGTTAAGTACAGGCGTGGCAATTATGGCAAGACCACCAGGTAAAAAGAACAGTACTATTCACTTACTGTCAGGTGGGGAAAAAGCTTTAACAGCATTAGCACTAGTATTTGCCATTTTCCAACTAAACCCAGCTCCTTTCTGTATGCTAGATGAAGTAGACGCACCATTAGATGATACTAACGTTGGTCGTTATGCTAACTTAGTTAAAGAAATGTCCGAAAAAGTACAGTTTATCTATATTACCCATAATAAAATAGCCATGGAACAGGCCGATCAACTGATGGGTGTTACAATGCATGAACCCGGCTGTTCACGTTTAGTTGCAGTTAATATGGAAGAAGCAGTAGCACTAACAGAAGTGTAA
- a CDS encoding autotransporter outer membrane beta-barrel domain-containing protein: MIKPSILSQTISVLSMSFVSILSAQAADCTVTGLQVSASTDCQMTDDNLTMVSVNGAKVTHTTTGDLVINNPSSTNGDFSGWAGQGTYGVRVSGAGAEYILNSATDKGDIEINTGTSKQNQRGRGITVENGGTATIYANKITVNTLGDYKNDWNANNAIFAGSNGTLNIFADELNLTAVEATVPYGTIGAVNGTVNIKGNTGLSMTNITTGGGGSSAGIFVQSGGHVNLELINIVNTLSNGNYGMGIYTADAGGASVTFVGGDITTQSRAGSGIRSLNLTSVDALGYDNGHFNITTTGMDARGIRSTGQSVVTVNSEQHAGFVTTITTSGSISDGLNAGRLGAKRADGTYVNHAGEIGSVYSGSEITVYGEAHITTQNASSYGLRLIGDGATINLLSVAGQGRSTVHSKSTAVRFGFGNGYSNNADGTTDIKAQTMTLESVDLTHDGTAGSFVLSNTGAICNLSSSLCDTNGNNTWASGNLIQVGDNSGDVGRAVDDGRNAMTVADAVVDGVLNLKDSTATAVTGRDLLNVTFGGGTTYVPDKVSSSFTLNADSSVLKGSVSTDTTLDKDGKASVSTLNLTNNTEWYIERDSNVTNLTAQNSKVYLNTFNNWSNTTPSNFGNQLTVNTLAGNGHFFFNTDIVAQQTDKLIVTDINQATGSHLITVKNDASQATNGTEVIDIIETEGGSANFSLYQGKSVELGQWEYGLRRTVDSVTGQQNGNWQLYATPRRSSTAQAFNTFVNTNYMLTYIDIQTLLQRMGELRDTEGDGDFWMRGFAGKLNTFNSSAFDGYDMHYRGTQAGIDKLIKTTNQGRLYVGGMVGYIDADQDFRKGSGSAKNYHLGLYTTYITNDDLYFDGVVKYAKLKNSFNVKDSQGTGVTGTGNTNAISLSGEIGKRFYVNEGKQGLYIEPQAQLVYTYNGSDSTRASNDLKVKFNNYDSLIGRGSAVIGYQISNTENPVNVYFKTGYVREFKGKVAYKVNDTKENTSFRGGWFENAVGVSATINKNHNVYGEVSYSNGNRFDKQQLNVGYRYSF; this comes from the coding sequence ATGATTAAACCTTCTATATTGTCTCAAACTATTTCTGTTTTAAGTATGAGCTTTGTTAGTATCCTTAGTGCTCAAGCGGCCGATTGCACTGTCACTGGTCTTCAAGTCAGTGCATCTACAGATTGCCAAATGACCGATGATAATTTAACAATGGTCAGTGTTAATGGTGCCAAGGTTACCCATACTACAACAGGTGATTTAGTTATTAATAATCCATCCTCAACTAATGGGGACTTTTCTGGTTGGGCTGGCCAAGGTACTTATGGAGTTCGAGTATCTGGTGCAGGAGCAGAATATATTTTAAATTCTGCAACAGATAAGGGTGATATTGAAATTAATACAGGGACTAGCAAGCAGAATCAACGAGGTCGTGGTATTACTGTTGAAAATGGTGGAACTGCGACTATTTATGCTAATAAAATTACAGTAAATACATTGGGTGATTATAAAAATGACTGGAATGCAAATAATGCTATATTTGCAGGTAGTAATGGTACCCTAAATATATTTGCTGATGAGTTGAATCTAACAGCAGTTGAGGCAACAGTTCCTTATGGAACCATAGGTGCTGTTAACGGTACAGTTAATATTAAAGGTAATACTGGTTTATCCATGACTAATATTACTACTGGCGGTGGTGGTTCAAGTGCTGGTATTTTTGTACAATCTGGCGGACATGTTAATTTAGAGTTAATTAATATTGTAAATACATTATCAAATGGTAATTATGGCATGGGTATCTATACTGCAGATGCTGGTGGAGCCTCAGTTACTTTTGTAGGTGGTGACATTACAACTCAAAGCCGTGCAGGTTCAGGGATTCGTTCATTAAATCTGACCAGTGTTGATGCGCTAGGCTATGATAATGGTCATTTCAATATCACTACAACAGGTATGGATGCTAGAGGCATTAGGTCTACTGGACAATCAGTGGTTACAGTTAATTCGGAGCAACATGCTGGTTTTGTGACAACAATTACAACCTCAGGTAGTATTTCTGATGGTTTAAATGCTGGGCGTTTGGGTGCTAAACGAGCAGATGGAACTTATGTGAATCATGCCGGTGAAATAGGTTCTGTATATAGCGGTTCAGAGATTACGGTATATGGCGAAGCGCATATTACAACACAAAATGCTAGCTCTTATGGTCTTCGATTAATAGGTGATGGTGCAACTATTAATTTACTGAGTGTTGCAGGACAAGGAAGAAGTACTGTGCATTCAAAAAGTACTGCAGTACGTTTTGGCTTTGGTAATGGCTACAGTAATAATGCAGATGGTACAACTGATATTAAAGCACAAACCATGACTTTGGAGAGTGTTGATCTTACCCATGATGGTACAGCAGGTTCTTTTGTATTATCCAATACAGGAGCAATATGTAATCTTTCGTCCAGCCTTTGTGATACAAATGGTAATAATACTTGGGCGAGTGGTAATTTAATACAAGTGGGCGACAATAGTGGTGATGTAGGCCGTGCTGTAGATGATGGTCGTAATGCAATGACAGTTGCTGATGCTGTAGTAGACGGTGTGCTAAACTTAAAAGACAGTACGGCAACTGCAGTAACAGGCAGAGACCTGTTAAATGTTACCTTTGGTGGGGGGACTACTTATGTACCTGATAAAGTATCCAGTAGCTTTACTTTAAATGCTGATTCATCAGTATTAAAGGGTAGTGTATCTACTGATACAACGTTAGATAAAGATGGTAAGGCGAGTGTTTCCACATTAAATCTTACTAACAATACAGAATGGTATATTGAGCGTGATTCAAATGTAACTAACTTAACTGCTCAAAATAGTAAAGTATATTTAAATACCTTCAATAATTGGTCTAATACAACACCTAGTAATTTTGGTAATCAGTTAACAGTAAATACCTTAGCGGGTAATGGTCATTTCTTTTTTAATACTGATATTGTTGCTCAACAAACCGATAAGTTAATTGTAACAGATATAAATCAAGCTACTGGTAGTCATCTAATCACTGTTAAAAATGATGCCAGTCAGGCCACAAATGGCACTGAAGTGATTGATATTATTGAAACAGAAGGTGGTTCTGCTAATTTTAGTTTATATCAAGGTAAGTCTGTTGAACTAGGTCAATGGGAGTATGGCTTAAGAAGAACTGTTGATAGCGTAACAGGACAACAAAATGGCAATTGGCAACTTTATGCAACACCAAGAAGAAGTTCAACTGCACAAGCGTTTAATACCTTTGTTAATACTAACTATATGTTAACTTATATTGATATCCAAACACTTTTACAAAGAATGGGTGAGCTACGCGACACAGAAGGTGATGGTGATTTCTGGATGCGTGGTTTTGCAGGTAAGTTAAATACTTTTAATAGTAGTGCCTTTGATGGTTATGATATGCACTATAGAGGAACACAAGCAGGTATCGATAAATTAATTAAAACCACTAATCAAGGCCGTTTATATGTGGGTGGTATGGTTGGTTATATTGATGCTGACCAAGATTTTAGAAAGGGCAGTGGTTCTGCTAAAAACTATCATTTAGGTTTATATACCACCTATATTACAAATGATGACCTCTATTTTGATGGTGTTGTAAAATATGCCAAATTAAAAAATAGTTTTAATGTTAAAGATAGTCAAGGTACTGGTGTAACAGGTACAGGTAATACTAATGCTATCAGTTTATCTGGTGAGATAGGTAAACGTTTTTATGTAAATGAAGGAAAGCAGGGTTTATATATAGAGCCTCAAGCACAATTAGTTTATACCTATAATGGATCAGATAGCACACGTGCCTCTAATGATCTAAAAGTTAAGTTTAATAATTATGACTCATTGATAGGAAGAGGCAGTGCCGTTATTGGTTATCAAATTTCTAATACAGAAAATCCTGTTAATGTTTATTTTAAAACAGGTTATGTAAGAGAATTTAAAGGTAAAGTAGCTTATAAAGTAAATGATACTAAAGAAAACACTAGTTTCAGAGGTGGTTGGTTTGAAAATGCTGTAGGTGTGAGTGCGACTATTAATAAAAACCATAATGTTTATGGTGAAGTGAGTTATAGCAATGGTAATCGATTTGATAAACAACAACTTAATGTTGGATATCGTTACTCATTTTAG
- a CDS encoding glutathione S-transferase N-terminal domain-containing protein has product MQLIGLLRSPFVRRVAISLKYYGIPFEHYPLSAFGDDYATLASINPVVKLPTLVLDNGDILMDSSLILEYFESQVPMMQKLLPSSPNELATHLKVIGLALMGCEKTVQLAYELHRRPEEKHYQPWIDRVTNQIKGAFTVLEQEVAKNTFKAIDDSINQAAISTAVAWSFNQFAVPDLLKPEDFPTLSQFTKELETLPIFLDTPIN; this is encoded by the coding sequence ATGCAGCTAATAGGTTTATTAAGATCACCTTTTGTGAGAAGGGTAGCCATTTCTTTAAAATATTATGGTATTCCTTTTGAACATTATCCTTTATCTGCATTTGGTGATGATTATGCTACGTTAGCATCCATCAATCCTGTTGTGAAATTGCCTACACTGGTTTTAGATAATGGTGATATTCTAATGGATTCCAGTTTGATACTTGAGTATTTTGAATCTCAAGTACCTATGATGCAAAAATTATTACCTTCAAGCCCCAATGAATTAGCTACACATCTCAAAGTTATTGGTCTTGCTTTAATGGGCTGTGAAAAAACAGTTCAGTTGGCTTATGAATTACATAGAAGACCTGAAGAAAAACATTATCAACCTTGGATAGATCGGGTTACTAATCAGATTAAAGGTGCTTTTACTGTATTAGAGCAAGAGGTTGCTAAAAATACATTTAAAGCAATCGATGACTCTATTAATCAAGCAGCTATTTCAACAGCCGTTGCTTGGTCATTTAATCAATTTGCTGTACCTGATTTATTAAAACCAGAAGATTTTCCAACACTGTCACAATTTACCAAAGAATTAGAAACATTACCTATTTTTTTAGATACGCCGATTAATTAA
- a CDS encoding alpha/beta fold hydrolase, translating to MTTPTEKIVKTPTGVEIWTEFFGEPTNPAILLVMGAMNQGLFWPQPFCEALANAGFLVIRYDNRDTGKSSIINYAMSPYTLDDMAEDAIAILEAYNLAKATVIGMSMGGYIAQLMAINYPSYVNKLLLLSSSPDHRPLMYSLQGTYMGQFPLSPPSDDYLFHLTQASFYIPKTPEEVVKSTLGHWQSTHGGSLPFPEQEMTILIKESITRIQNPMATMNHGAAVGNSPDRLKTVQQITAPTLVLHGEFDPVLPIDHGQYLADNIAGAKLIKLDMGHLFPPTMSQQMADHVINFIKL from the coding sequence ATGACTACTCCAACCGAAAAAATAGTTAAGACACCTACAGGCGTTGAGATTTGGACAGAGTTTTTTGGTGAGCCAACAAACCCTGCTATCTTGCTAGTTATGGGCGCCATGAATCAAGGACTATTTTGGCCACAACCTTTTTGTGAAGCACTGGCTAATGCTGGCTTTTTAGTCATTCGGTATGATAATCGTGATACTGGTAAGTCTTCTATTATTAATTATGCAATGAGTCCCTATACATTAGATGATATGGCAGAGGATGCGATTGCTATTTTAGAGGCCTATAATTTAGCAAAAGCAACCGTGATAGGTATGTCGATGGGGGGATATATTGCTCAGTTGATGGCCATTAATTACCCTTCATATGTTAATAAATTATTACTGCTATCTAGTTCGCCAGATCATCGACCTTTAATGTATTCATTACAAGGGACTTATATGGGGCAATTTCCCTTATCTCCACCTTCTGATGATTATCTTTTCCATTTAACTCAAGCTTCATTTTATATACCTAAAACACCTGAAGAAGTAGTCAAGTCTACATTAGGTCATTGGCAGTCTACACATGGCGGTTCATTGCCTTTTCCTGAGCAAGAAATGACTATACTTATTAAGGAGTCCATAACTAGAATACAAAATCCAATGGCTACTATGAACCATGGTGCCGCTGTTGGTAATTCGCCAGATCGTTTAAAAACAGTGCAACAGATTACAGCGCCTACTTTAGTGTTGCATGGTGAGTTTGATCCTGTGTTACCTATCGATCATGGTCAATATTTGGCAGATAATATTGCAGGTGCTAAGTTAATTAAATTAGATATGGGGCATTTATTTCCACCTACAATGTCGCAGCAAATGGCAGATCATGTGATTAATTTTATTAAATTATAA
- the cysK gene encoding cysteine synthase A: protein MMSIFTDNAQSIGNTPLIQLNKLTVRGVTILVKTEGRNPSYSVKCRVGANLIWDAENSGKLKEGVTIVEPTSGNTGIALAYVAAARGYKLILTMPSSMSLERRQILKALGAELVLTEPAKGMKGAIEKANEIVNSDPDKYFMPQQFDNPANPAIHEKTTGPEIWNDTNGNIDIFVAGVGTGGTITGVSRYIKNTQKKPILSVAVEPVTSPVISQTLQGEEVKPAPHKIQGIGAGFVPKNLDLSLIDKVIQVTDEESKQTALRLMQEEGILCGISSGAALAAALKLAEQPESQGKTIVVILPDSAERYLSSMLFADMFTEQETNQ from the coding sequence ATAATGAGTATTTTTACAGATAATGCACAATCTATTGGTAATACACCCCTTATTCAATTAAATAAATTGACAGTGAGGGGGGTTACCATTCTTGTGAAAACAGAAGGGCGTAACCCTAGTTATTCTGTAAAATGCCGTGTTGGTGCCAATTTAATTTGGGATGCAGAAAATTCTGGTAAGTTAAAGGAAGGTGTGACCATTGTTGAGCCTACATCAGGTAATACAGGCATTGCCTTAGCTTATGTAGCTGCTGCAAGAGGTTATAAATTAATTTTAACCATGCCTTCTTCTATGAGCTTAGAGCGCCGTCAAATTTTAAAAGCATTAGGTGCTGAGTTGGTGTTGACTGAACCTGCCAAAGGAATGAAAGGTGCTATTGAAAAGGCAAATGAAATAGTCAATAGCGATCCAGATAAATACTTTATGCCTCAGCAGTTTGATAACCCTGCTAACCCAGCAATACACGAAAAAACAACAGGACCAGAGATTTGGAATGATACCAATGGCAATATCGATATTTTTGTGGCAGGCGTTGGTACTGGCGGAACAATTACTGGGGTTTCACGTTATATTAAAAATACCCAGAAAAAGCCTATTCTTTCTGTAGCAGTGGAGCCAGTAACATCACCTGTTATTAGTCAAACTTTACAAGGTGAAGAGGTTAAGCCTGCACCACATAAAATTCAAGGCATTGGTGCAGGGTTTGTACCAAAAAATTTAGATCTTTCATTAATTGATAAAGTAATACAGGTTACTGATGAAGAGTCTAAACAAACAGCTTTACGTTTAATGCAAGAAGAAGGAATTTTATGCGGTATTTCTTCAGGTGCAGCATTAGCAGCAGCATTAAAACTAGCGGAGCAACCTGAAAGTCAAGGTAAAACTATTGTGGTGATATTACCAGATTCAGCAGAGCGTTATTTATCCAGTATGTTATTTGCGGATATGTTTACTGAGCAGGAAACTAACCAATAA
- a CDS encoding phosphatidate phosphatase App1 family protein: MQLRKFFISSLLGFVTPIALASSLKSDEYVMFIPDIAYEITGNKIAVNVQTWIYEKERRLGMTTTLTKYLGINKDQLSPEQYARLYERSQLFRVDSERGKTIKVQFADQSVHSLPKTNKDGRANKTIYFEASSAITSNNIITYQLYQSGTPAGADNGYAVYAFPEGISVISDIDDTIKDSNVLDKKQLLINTFIEEFKAIDTMRDWYQQMANNSEQNVAFHYVSSSPIQLYPALKDFMDKAKFPQGSFHLREGTTWNSVIATGDDSLQHKKKSIEKLLMAYPKRQFILIGDSGEADPEIYADMMRRHPEQISCIAIRNVTDEDSQNSRYQQTFKDLDINKWRIFTDPTDLKNWCISTQ, translated from the coding sequence ATGCAACTAAGGAAGTTTTTTATCTCTTCTTTATTAGGATTTGTTACACCAATAGCTCTAGCCTCATCCTTAAAATCAGATGAGTATGTTATGTTTATTCCTGATATTGCCTATGAAATAACTGGAAATAAAATTGCTGTAAATGTTCAAACATGGATTTATGAAAAAGAACGTCGTTTAGGCATGACTACCACACTAACTAAGTATTTAGGTATCAATAAAGACCAACTTAGCCCAGAGCAATATGCTAGGCTCTATGAGAGAAGCCAGTTATTTAGAGTAGATTCTGAACGCGGCAAAACGATTAAAGTACAGTTTGCAGATCAATCTGTACACAGTCTCCCTAAGACCAACAAAGATGGTAGAGCCAATAAAACAATTTATTTTGAAGCTAGTTCTGCTATAACAAGTAATAACATTATCACCTATCAGTTATATCAATCTGGAACTCCAGCAGGAGCCGATAATGGTTATGCTGTTTATGCTTTCCCTGAAGGTATATCAGTGATTTCTGATATAGATGATACAATCAAAGACTCTAATGTATTAGATAAAAAACAGTTACTTATTAACACTTTTATTGAAGAGTTCAAAGCTATTGATACTATGCGCGACTGGTATCAGCAAATGGCTAATAATAGTGAACAAAATGTCGCTTTCCATTATGTATCATCAAGCCCTATACAACTTTACCCTGCGCTTAAAGACTTTATGGATAAAGCAAAATTCCCACAAGGTAGTTTTCATTTACGTGAGGGAACAACATGGAACTCTGTTATAGCAACAGGCGATGACTCTCTGCAACACAAAAAGAAAAGTATTGAAAAATTATTAATGGCTTATCCCAAGCGTCAATTTATTTTAATTGGTGACTCTGGTGAAGCTGACCCTGAAATTTATGCTGATATGATGCGTCGTCATCCTGAGCAAATAAGTTGTATTGCTATACGCAATGTAACCGATGAGGATAGTCAAAATAGTCGCTATCAACAAACATTTAAAGATTTAGATATTAATAAATGGCGTATATTTACTGATCCTACCGATTTAAAAAACTGGTGTATCAGCACGCAATAA
- a CDS encoding dual specificity protein phosphatase family protein codes for MKISHYYRLAWLIFICIFTNMAMAMQNNKNWADVIDPSFNFYKVTSLLYRSALPDTSKVDIIQNQRIATIITLIKEDDSKWLGNDKKIQLISYPTHADRVKDDDVLQVLKLIKQSESEGKSVLLHCKHGQNRTGLFVAMYRIVIQHWTKEQAVNELVYGIDSTEKEDVDEAMAYIKRADVKSIRKALKNNDCSTSRWAVCNFFGS; via the coding sequence ATGAAAATATCACACTATTATCGTTTAGCTTGGCTGATATTTATTTGTATTTTTACTAATATGGCAATGGCAATGCAAAATAATAAAAACTGGGCTGATGTTATTGATCCTAGTTTTAACTTTTATAAGGTCACTTCTTTACTGTATCGTAGTGCATTACCTGATACTAGCAAAGTAGATATCATTCAAAATCAACGTATAGCTACAATTATTACATTGATTAAAGAGGATGATAGCAAGTGGTTGGGAAATGACAAAAAAATACAGTTAATTAGTTATCCAACCCATGCCGACCGTGTAAAAGATGATGATGTATTACAGGTTTTAAAGTTGATTAAACAGTCAGAAAGTGAGGGGAAATCCGTGCTATTACATTGTAAGCATGGGCAAAATAGAACGGGATTGTTTGTTGCTATGTATCGTATAGTTATTCAACATTGGACAAAAGAGCAAGCCGTTAATGAGTTAGTTTATGGGATTGATTCTACAGAAAAAGAAGATGTTGATGAGGCAATGGCCTATATAAAACGAGCAGATGTAAAAAGTATTCGTAAAGCCCTAAAAAATAATGATTGTAGTACCAGTAGATGGGCTGTTTGTAATTTTTTTGGTAGTTAA